One Candidatus Nitrososphaera evergladensis SR1 genomic window, GGCATTTTGATTCACCAAATTAGTACAACCTAAGTATAGGAGAAATCTGCATAGGAAATCTTACTATTTACTGATCTAGATAACTCGTTTGCCCGGTATGAGCCGCCGTTACTTGTAGGGGTAAATGAATAGAGAAAACTATTGGCCCGGCCATCGTTCTGTGCTCTGATATCTCGGGGTGTCATTTTCCTTAGATTACCTTGGGGAGCTGAAGCGTACGCTTGCGAGGGTGTAAAAGTCCTATCCCATATTGCTCTCGCTTGTGAAACTGCACTGGTAACGTGATTCTGGAGATTGAAGCCCGCTGCACTGGCCATTTTGCTTATGACCGTGCCAACAACAGCTCCAGCTCCAAGATTGACAAATGTCTTTTGCTTGAGTACGTAGCCGGTGCCGGCTGCGGCGAGTCCAAGCCCACCGGTCAGTGCATCTGCTTTTGTCAGTGATACCATTCCTGTTAATGGAATGATAGGAGAATTAAGGACTGGTTGCGAGTTTGCAATCTGATTTACTGCAAAGCCGCCCACAGCTCCTAACGCCAACTGAACAACGTCATTAGAACCTAAATTTGTAAGACTAGTCATGAATATTCAATATAATATGTTTAAACATGTATTTAAAGTACTGCTGATTTTAATGAAAAAAGGGCAAGAAATACCCCTATTACTATACTAAACCTAACTCGAAATTACAGGAGTAAACACAATTGAACCTCCAAACCTTTTCTGTCTAAAGGTAATTTGACGAGATCCGTCAAAACCTAGCTCTTTCAATAATTCTTTATTTATACTCACATAATGGGTTTGCCGGATTAATTGCGTTTTTCGTATGTTAGTGGGATTGTATGTCATCTATACTAAATAACCAAACGGTTATATTTAAGAATTATAGGAAATGTTTAAACATTTTAGGCTAAATTTAAATACTTGCAAATAGTATAAATACTGGAATGACAGCAAGTATCAGTTTTTCAGGGTCAGGATTTGACTTTGACATTAACATGTACGGATTCACACCCGGCGAATTAGTTACCATCGTCTTTACCAACGTGAACAACTCTAATGATATGTATTCGATCGACACCTATGTAGGTTACAATCCGATACATGTCCTGCAGCAACATTTCCCGGCGGAAGCTGAAGGCAATTACCACGTCACGGCCGTAGGTTCAACTGGCACAAAGGCGGAAAATACTTTGACTATAGGTTATCCTACCGTGCAGGGCATTCTGCCAAATACAGAAGTGCCTCTGGAAAATATCACAAATCAAGGTGGAGAGACGGTACCAATATTCGGGCAGCTCGAATCGATTGGTGGAGCAGCTGTACCTTCAGCTATTCCTACTCAAACTTCACAGAATAATTCAATTCCATTAGTCTTGGCAGGTGGAGCTCTGTTAGGAGGTCTGTTGCTAATATCTGGTGGAAAGAAGAAAGTGTTTGCCTGACTTTTACCATATCAGATAATGGAGGTAATACAACTTAAGGAGTAGTCTGAAACAGAGACAAATACCTAAAATAATATCGTTCTAATCTTAGGTAATATCATTGCAAAATAGTGATCTAACTCTTACGAAAGCACTTTTCAAAACTGCACTTTCTGATTATAATGCTGCAAAGCTATTATGGGAGAAGGGATTCTATCCACAATGCATTTTCTACTTAGAACAAGCCTTTGAAAAGGCAAGCAAATCTATTATTGCGCACTTTTCCGTTAACCTCAAAAAATGTCCTCAAGAGAAAATTGAAAAAGAATTGAAGAAATCTTTCGGGCACAATAACAAGTATTCTGCCTATACGGTAGTAATGGAGCTACTTGAAGCTGACAAGTGGAAGAAACAACAATCCGGGAAGTGGAACGAAAAACAGGCTAACGTTGCTTTTGCTTTTGCTGAAGGTCATAAGAAAACAAAGCAGAATTACAAAATTGAACAATATTGCAATATGGTCGATTACTACTATTCGAAATACAATCAATTCATGGCACACCCTAAACTAAGACATCCTGCTAATGCAATCTTGGCGTTAAATTGGGCATTGTCCAGCTGCTTTGAAGATATGGAGAATAGAGCAAGATACCCGCTTTCAGAACACGGATACTTGAATCTAGATAAACTAAACCAAGAAAAGAACAAAGACTGTTACAAATTGCTCCTTATCATGGTAAGAGACTACATTAACCGAACGCCTGATTTGATTAATGTTGCAAACGAGCAATTACCACCGTATTATAACAGACAGAGATAGAATTCAAGAACAAAAGAAAAAGGACGTTGCTCACTTCACGATAGAGTGAGCTCACTAGTTAGCTAACAGCGTATGCACTACTCTTTCGAACCAATCTTCAAGCGAAGTTACACTAGAGGTTACACTGGAAGTTCCACTATAAACCACAGTAATATTGTGTCCACTAGATCTGCCGTTCGAAGTTACACTAGAAAAATGAATGGGTGTGGTGGTGTTAAGTAGGAAGTCGTCTATCAGGTCAGACATTCTAGTTACCACCTTTTTTGAATCCGACACTTAGGCAGGAATTGCCAGAAGCTATGACTATTTCTTCGTCTTTATGTGCAGGACAGGCACAGGATTTGCCTTTTGGTTCATGGTCGTAGATATCATTTGTTTCTGGCATTGACGGAACCCTCCATTTTAGGACTAATGGTTTCTTTTGTATGATCTCGACTCTGCTATCCGTGCATTCTTGGAACATTTCAAGCAGGTTTCGTAATTTCTTGTTCTCTCTGGTTACAAGGTTGACTCCTAGGTAATTGCCAACTCTTTCGTTGTTTTTGCAAGCTATTCTCGCTGCTTCTACGAATTCAATTGGTTTTTTGGCGTTCTCGACAACTTTGACTATCTCCTTGAATGCGACTTCTATTGGATCTGCACGAACTGTCTCTGCAAGTTGTCCTTGCTCTGCCAACATTGTAGTGTAATATTCCATTAATTCAATGACAAGCTCTTTGTCCACTACAGTTTCTAAGTGAAGTCGTGCATATGCTGAAGAGAGTCTAAAAAGAGCGTCAAGATTTCTGTTTGTCGCCCTGCCGGTAGATCTCAAACTAATCCAGTATTCTTTGAGCATTTCCCTTGCTTCGGTTGTGAAAGTTGGATAGATTGTCTTGGCGTGAGCTATGTATTTTCTAAGGAAGTTGTAGTTGTGTTCAATATGTCTTTCATCATAGTCCATTTTTGCATCTGCATAATCCCTCATAGATTCTTCAGTCACAAAGTCACGGAATACAAACTTCTGATCAAATCTATCCAATACTTCTTTCTTGACTGGTATTTCACTCATGTCAATCGAATGATCACTATTCCAAGTTGAACCGATTGGGTTGCACGTTGCAATTATGGTAGTTGGGGAATCGATTTCTTGACGAATGCCATACTTATCAATCGTGAAATCCCCTTCTTCCATGACATCATGCAAGTGTTTCTGATCTTCAAAGCTCATTGTTCCAATTTCGTTGATTGCACAAATGCCATTCTTTGACAGCGG contains:
- a CDS encoding HEPN domain-containing protein, which codes for MQNSDLTLTKALFKTALSDYNAAKLLWEKGFYPQCIFYLEQAFEKASKSIIAHFSVNLKKCPQEKIEKELKKSFGHNNKYSAYTVVMELLEADKWKKQQSGKWNEKQANVAFAFAEGHKKTKQNYKIEQYCNMVDYYYSKYNQFMAHPKLRHPANAILALNWALSSCFEDMENRARYPLSEHGYLNLDKLNQEKNKDCYKLLLIMVRDYINRTPDLINVANEQLPPYYNRQR
- a CDS encoding LPXTG cell wall anchor domain-containing protein, with product MTASISFSGSGFDFDINMYGFTPGELVTIVFTNVNNSNDMYSIDTYVGYNPIHVLQQHFPAEAEGNYHVTAVGSTGTKAENTLTIGYPTVQGILPNTEVPLENITNQGGETVPIFGQLESIGGAAVPSAIPTQTSQNNSIPLVLAGGALLGGLLLISGGKKKVFA